The Acidobacteriota bacterium genomic interval GCGGATAACACCACCGTCGCGGTGACCGCCAGCCCCACGTCCATAGTCTCTGGAGAAACCTCGGTGGTCGAGGCTACCGTGGCTGCGGGCACGGTCGGAATACCCGATATGGTCGTAACCTTCAGCGTTACGCCTTCGGACGCCGGTTACTTTACGCCTGCCATCGATACCACTGACGCCACCGGCGTGGCCGCCACCATATTCACGGCCACCACGTCAGGATCGATCACGATCACAGCCGGCCTGGCCGGCACGTCATTGACGGCCACGGTCGGTGTGGCCGTAGCCGAGGACCAGTCCGGCGGCTCGGGCAACATCAGCATGAACGCGTCACCCACGCTGCTCCTGGCCAACGGCAGTGACACCTCAAGTATCACCGTAACCGTGCGCGATGAACTGGGCCAGCCGGCCCCGGATTCGACCATGATCAAGATCGCCTCCGGCGAGAAGTTTGTCGATATCGACGGTAACGGTTACTGGTCCGAGGGCATTGACTCGCTGGTGTTTGACGCCAACGCCAACGGTCAGTGGGACGCGCTTGGACTCATTCCGTCGGTCGCCTTCACCTCCGGCGGTACCGGCAACGCCACGGTCGATTTCGTATCGGGTTTCGACGCCGTGACGGTCTATATCAAAGTCACAATCGATGACAACGGGATCAGCGGCAGCGCGGAGCTTTCCCTGCAACTGTCGCCGGACGCCACGATCAGCTCGATTTATCTGGCTTCCGATTCGATGCAGCTTTCGGTCAAGCAGACCGGGGGCATAGAGACCGGCCTTCTGCGCGCTACGGGCTTTGATTTCAACGGCAATGCCGTCCCCGAGGGGCTGGCGGTCAATTTCATTATTATTGACGGGCCGGGCGGCAACGAGCACCTGGGTAACGTCGGCTACGGGCCGTACCAGGCGGTCACCAACAGCCAGGGCATCGCCACTGCCACCATCCACTCCGGTACCGTCTCGGGAACCGTCCGTATCCGCGCCTATGCTGACACGGTGCTCTCCAACGCCACCCAGGTGTTGATCTCGGCCGGTCCTCCCGCCTATATCGTGGTGGGTGCCGAGAAGTGCAACGTCGACTACTGGGACAACGTGGCTGAAGAAAACATCGTCACGGCCGTAGTTTCGGATATCTACCTCAACCCCGTCAATGATTCGACCGTCGTGTACTTCTCGACCGACGAAGGTACCATGGTGTCGCACCTGGAGCGCACCAAGGATCACGAAGGGATTGCCTCGTCCGTCTGGTTCAGCGGCAACAACGTGGCCACGGCTGACGGCGTGGTGATGGTGATTGCCGAGACGTCCGGCGGTACCGTCGCCGACACTTCCGCATTCTTCAATACGCACTTCCCGGCGGTCATCAGCGTCACCGGCTGGCAGACTAGCCTACTGGCCGACGGCGAGGCGAGCTTCTCCGTTTGGGTCGACGCCGTAGATCTCAACGGCAACCCGGTCATCAGCGGCACCGCTTTCAAGGCTGACGCCCAGTACCTGAAGGTCGCCGGAGGCACCTTTGAGGACGGCTGTTACTCTTCGTCCGCCCGCGTAAAGGTTCAGTCCAACACGCTGACCATGGACGCTTCGGTCACGGGTGTCAACGACGACGGTGTCGGGGCGATCGACTACGTGACCTACTGGCACGATGCCGGAGCTTCCGCGACGCAGCCGTGCTCGCTGCTGACCGGTTACGCCTACCGAGGTGCCTGCGCCATCAATGCCCAGAGCAACGCCGCGGTCGGTGAGGCCGTTAACCTGACCGTCACGATCAAGGACCGCTGGGGCAATCCGCTGGCCGACCATACGCTCAATATGGTGGCCTCCGTCGGCGTCGTCACCGGGGCTAGCCAGAAAACCGACTCCTACGGTGAGGCGGTCGGCTTCACCTGGACGCCCGGTGGAATCGGCACGGCTACCATCACCGTCACGGATATGGACCCGCGCGGGGGTGTCGTGTTGACCCACCGCATCACCGTAGAATAACTTTCGTCCGTACCAATCGAATTTGTTTGATGCCGGAGAGGAATGAGGGGACTCCTCTCCGGCGTTTTTATTAACACGTCAAAAAGCCCTTTTGCTCGCCGGTCCTTTTTCATACCTTTTTGGCATGTCCAGGACAGTTGTAACCGAGATTACCGGCCAGACCAGTATTTCGCTTGCCTTTGAACGAATCGCCGCCGCTTACGCGCGGCGTCCCGCATTCATAGGCAAGGGCGGCCTCGGGTCGGCATATACCTACGCCGAGGTTTCCGACCTCGTTCGTGCCCTTGCCGCCGGTCTGGCCGGCGAGCCGTACCGGCACAGAAACGAGGTCGCCCTGGTTTCGGAGAACCGTCCCGAGTGGCCCGTTGCCTACCTGGCGGTACTTGCCGCCGGGAAAACCGTCGTGCCCATTGACCCAAACCTCAAACCGAAGGAGTTGAGCTACGTTCTTGAGCACGCCGATATCGGCTTGGTGTTCTGCTCCGGCCGATTCGAACAAACTCTCTTGCAGCTCAGGACCGGGCTGACCGTCTTCTCCTTCGAGGAAAACTCACCCCATAGCTGGACACGGCTTGGCACGGCCGCTGTTCCGTGGGAGAATACCAGCTTTGCCCGGACGGCTGCGCTTATCTACACCTCCGGGACCACGGGCATCCCGAAAGCCGTGGAACTGACGCACCGAAACCTGCTGAGCAACGTCGAGGGAGCCAGGCAGGCCCTGGGATTGGATGAGCAGGATGTCTTTATCTCGGTCCTGCCGTTGCACCACACTTTCGAAGCCACGTGCGGCTTTCTGACGCCTCTGCTCAGCGGTGCCTCAATCGTCTATGTCCGGTCGTTGAAATCCCGGGAAATACTCGAGGATATCGGGCGCAACGGCGGTACCGTGATGTGCGGTGTCCCGTTGCTGTATGAGAAGATGTACCGGTCGATCAACCGCGGCCTTCAGGCGGCGCCTGCGGCACGGCGGATGCTGTTTCATCTTCTCTTCGGGCTGTCCGCTCTCGGCTGGCGGCTGGGGCGGAAGTGGGGCCGAAAGCTGTTTCGGCGCCTCAGGCAGAAAGCGGGGCTTGATAGCATCAGGATGTTCGTATCCGGAGGAGCGGCTATTCCGCCGCGAATCGCCCGCTTTTTCAACCTGGTCGGGTTCGACTTTCTCCAGGGTTACGGTATGACGGAATGCTCACCCGTTATTTCCGTTAACCGTCCCGACAATATTCGGTTCGGCTCGGTCGGTCCGCCTTTGCCCAATGTCGAGATCAGAATCGACCGGCCCGTTGCCGGTGGAGTCGGCGAAATACTGGTTCGCGGGCCCAATGTTTCTCCCGGGTACCGTGGCAATCCCGAACAGACGGCTGAGCTTATCCGGGGCGGCTGGCTCCATTCGGGTGACCTGGGGCGCATGAAGGGCGGTCATCTCTGGATCACCGGTCGCGCCAAAAACCTCATCGTTTCGGCCGCCGGGAAGAACATATATCCCGAGGAGATCGAAGAGCGGCTGGCGGAATCCAGATATGTCCTCGAGGCACTCGTTTTCGGGCGTGACAGGGAAGGCAAGCAGGGAGAAGAGGTGCACGCGCTTATTGTTCCCGACATGGAGCAGTTCACGGCCGAGTTCGGGTTTGTCGACGGCCACCCGGACGTGGAGAATATCGAGTTCGTGCTCAAGGGTGTCGTAGGCGAAATCAATCGGCACATGGCTGATTTTAAGCGAATCTCAAACTTTCACGTGCAGCTTGAAGAACTCGAGAAAACCTCGGCCAGGAAAATCAAGCGCTTCATGTACCGGTGAGTTCGGCCTGCAACCGGTCAGGCGGTAATGATGACTGAAACGCGGGAAATCCAGTTCAAGACCAGGGGCGACGGCGATATCATTGACATCACGTCGAAGATAGAGCAGGCCGTAAGGGCCTCCGCGATCACCTCCGGTGTAGTCACTGTCTTTGTCCCCGGGTCCACCGGCGGGGTTACTACCATCGAGTTCGAACCGGGTCTTTTGCAGGATATGCCGCAGCTCATGGAGAAGCTGATCCCGTCGGGGCGTCCTTACAAGCACGATGAGACATGGCACGACGGTAATGGTTTCTCGCACCTTCGGTCGTCACTCATCGGCCCCGGTATCACCGTTCCCTTCAGCGACTCCCGGCTTCTTCTCGGCACCTGGCAACAGGTCGTCTTTCTGGAGTTCGACAACCGCGCCCGTTCCCGCCGGGTGATTCTTCAGGTCATGGGCGACGCCGGATGAAAGTGAAACCCCTGGAACGCGTGGGCGACAGCCTGCGCGTAATAGACCAGACCGAACTTCCCGGTAAACTGGTCTACAGGCGTCTGGACGACTACCAGGACGTCATCGAGAGTATCCGGAGCCTGAGGGTTCGGGGGGCGCCCGCCATAGGAATCGCAGCGGCCTACGGGCTTGCCATCGCCGCCCGGCAGGCAACCTCCCTTGATCCGGCCTATCTCAGGACCGTCGGCGACCGGTTCAAGGCCGCCCGCCCGACGGCGGTGAACCTCTCCTGGGCGGTTGACCGAGTCCTTGATTCAATTGCCCGCGCGCAACCGGGTTCCGGGCCGGAAATGGTCGAGTTTCTGTGGCGGCAGGCCGAAGCCATCCACGATGAAGACCGCCTTATGTGCGCACGCATCGGCGAACACGGTGCTCAGTTGATCGGGGACGGCGCTGTCGTTCTCACCCACTGCAACGCCGGTGCTCTGGCCACGGGCGGCATTGGCACGGCCCTGGGCGTCATCTACACCTGCCGCGACCAGGGTAAAAACCTCCGCGTATACGCCGACGAAACCCGGCCGCTCCTTCAGGGGGCGCGGCTTACGGCGTGGGAACTGCAACAGGAGGGTATCGACGTCACCCTGATCTGCGACAGTACGGCCGGAATGCTCATGCAGCAGGGGGAAATCCACTTTGTTCTGGTCGGCGCCGACCGGATCGCGAAAAACGGCGACACGGCCAACAAAATCGGCACCTATACGCTGGCCGTGCTCGCCAAGGAGCACGGGATACCGTTCTATGTTGCCGCACCGTCCTCCACCTTCGACCCTTCGATCGATGCGGGCGATCAGATAATAATTGAGGAACGGGCCTCTCACGAAGTGACGCGCAGCTTCGGAACGCGAACGGCTCCGGAGGGGGTGTCGGTCTATTCGCCTGCTTTCGACGTTACGCCGCAACGACTTATAACCGGTTTTATCACCGATGAGGGCGTCAAGCCGGGCGGAAGAGCGCCGGCCTGATTGCCATCGAGACGTACCGCCGTTTTTAAGGTTGCCCGCCCGGCGTCCGATACATACATAGTACTCCGCTGTGAAAGGCACCCGTGATGCGCAGGACGAAACGACAGCTTAAGGCCCTGGCGGCGCTGAACCACGACCTGTTTGACGCCGCCGTCTGCACTCCGCCCGCCTCGGCCACGCTGTATACGAAAATCAGGCAGGAGGCCGGCCAGCGCCTTGACACGGCGGCGCTGTGCTTTGACGTACCCCGGCCGGAGTTGCCGTCGGTGCCGGAGCTTTACAGGCTCTTTGACCGGTACAACTGGATGTATTTTGACGGCAAGCTGCCACGAGCGCGCATCGAATACTCAAAACGGATGTCATCGGCCGGATCATACACTCCTGAAGAGAAGCTGATCCGGATGGGCCGCAAGTACCACGGCGTTTTCCCCGGTGAGGTCTCCGATACGCTCAAGCACGAAATGATCCATCTGCTCCATATTCAGCATAACGATGCTTTCAAAGCTGAGGCCGCCCGGATCGGCGCCTCAGTCAGGGCTAAGGCTCATCCTTCCCTGCGCAAACCACCGCGGTATATCTACGTTTGCCGACATTGCGGAAGAGAATACCCCCGCCAGCGCCGGTTGCGAATGGCCTCCTGCGGCCATTGTTCGCGCGCGGGCCGGTTCGACCCTCGGTTTAAACTCAAGCTGAAGGCGTCCGCCAGCAGACGTTAGCTGCCGGCCGTCCCCGCGCCCACTGCGAGCGCTTCTGTTCAGTGCATATGCAGGAACCGTCGCGGGCAGTCTGTGACCCTCAGACCGGAAAAAAGCTGGGCAACTTAGGATGCCGGGGAAACAAAGCCCCGGGCGGGCTGTTATATCACCGTTTGCAGCGGTCCGGTCCGCCTGCGGTTGGGCGACAGGAGTGTGGCGGCTTTCCGTGCGGCCGCCGCTCTGGGCACCGGGTCGCATGCTGACAATAACGCAATTCGTCAGGGCCGTGCGCCGCAGGCTTCGGCCCGTGTAAGCCCATATTGCTAAACATCTTGCGATTTTGGCCGACAATCTGATGAGTGAAGCTGATCAGATGCGCCCTCAAAAGGTTAAACGTCGGCTTGACAAAGGTGTTTTTCTGGTTATATTAACCGACCTTTTGACGCAAGTACTCCCGGAAATCTGGGGATGAGAAGGTGATGAAGACATTTATACCGAAAATCGATCCGGCCGCGCGTGAGTGGATAGTCGTGGATCTCAACGGAGCCATCCTCGGCCGCGCAGCCGTGCAGGTTGCCGATATCCTTCGCGGAAAGAACAAACCCACGTTCACGCCGCATCTGGATACGGGCGAGCATGTAGTGGCATTGAACGCCTCCGGCCTCAAGGTGACCGGGAAGAAGATATACCAGAATTACTACTACCGGTATACCGGGTATCCCGGAGGCCTCAGGAGTGTCAGTATGGCTGACCGGATGGCCAAGCATCCGGAAGCTTTATTCCTTTCGACAGTCCGCGGCATGCTGCCGAAGAATCGCCTGGGCCGGCAGGTGATCAAGAAACTGCACGTGTATGTCGGGTCTGAACACCCGCACCGGGCCCAGAAACCAGTCAAAGTCGAACTAAAATAAGCCAATCGAGAGGATATGGAAAAAGACGTTTTCATGGCAACCGGTCGACGCAAGGCGGCGGTGGTGCGCGTACGGCTGCAAGCGGGCAATGGCAGCTTTACGGTCAATGGGCGCGAAGTCGCCGATTATCTCATGCGTGAGGCGTTGATTGAGCTTGCCAGGCGGCCGCTCAAGCTGACAGAGAATCTGGGTGCGTTCGATGTTACCTGCTCGGCTCATGGCGGCGGTATCTCCGGTCAGGCGGGAGCTATCAGTCTCGCGGTCAGCCGCGCTCTGAATCGCTTCAGCGCCGACTACCGTCCCAGGTTGCGCAAGGCGGGCTTGCTCACCCGGGATGCGCGCGAAGTGGAGCGCAAGAAATACGGGCAGCCGAAGGCGCGCAAGCGCTTCCAGTATTCGAAGCGGTAGTCGCCTGGCTCTGGTCCCCCCTGGGGGGAAATAGGCAGTCCCGGTCGACCTGGCCGGTGGTCCCATGATCCACGGGTTCCGGTTGGGGATGACGCCGGGGTGAAGTAAACCAATGCTCTTATAAGGGTTTCGAATGATTTCCGAAAAAATGCGAGAATTTCTGGAGGCTGGGGTACATTTCGGCCACCAGACACGCCGCTGGAATCCCAAAATGAAGCCATTCATCTTTGCGGCGCGAAACGGTATTTACATCATCGACCTCCAGAAGACGATCAATGCGCTGGAGATGGCCAAGAGGAAAGTGCAGGAGGTCATCCAGAGCGGCAAATCGATCCTGCTTGTCGGTACCAAGAAGC includes:
- the rplM gene encoding 50S ribosomal protein L13, whose protein sequence is MKTFIPKIDPAAREWIVVDLNGAILGRAAVQVADILRGKNKPTFTPHLDTGEHVVALNASGLKVTGKKIYQNYYYRYTGYPGGLRSVSMADRMAKHPEALFLSTVRGMLPKNRLGRQVIKKLHVYVGSEHPHRAQKPVKVELK
- a CDS encoding secondary thiamine-phosphate synthase enzyme YjbQ, translating into MTETREIQFKTRGDGDIIDITSKIEQAVRASAITSGVVTVFVPGSTGGVTTIEFEPGLLQDMPQLMEKLIPSGRPYKHDETWHDGNGFSHLRSSLIGPGITVPFSDSRLLLGTWQQVVFLEFDNRARSRRVILQVMGDAG
- the rpsI gene encoding 30S ribosomal protein S9, with protein sequence MEKDVFMATGRRKAAVVRVRLQAGNGSFTVNGREVADYLMREALIELARRPLKLTENLGAFDVTCSAHGGGISGQAGAISLAVSRALNRFSADYRPRLRKAGLLTRDAREVERKKYGQPKARKRFQYSKR
- a CDS encoding AMP-binding protein; the protein is MSRTVVTEITGQTSISLAFERIAAAYARRPAFIGKGGLGSAYTYAEVSDLVRALAAGLAGEPYRHRNEVALVSENRPEWPVAYLAVLAAGKTVVPIDPNLKPKELSYVLEHADIGLVFCSGRFEQTLLQLRTGLTVFSFEENSPHSWTRLGTAAVPWENTSFARTAALIYTSGTTGIPKAVELTHRNLLSNVEGARQALGLDEQDVFISVLPLHHTFEATCGFLTPLLSGASIVYVRSLKSREILEDIGRNGGTVMCGVPLLYEKMYRSINRGLQAAPAARRMLFHLLFGLSALGWRLGRKWGRKLFRRLRQKAGLDSIRMFVSGGAAIPPRIARFFNLVGFDFLQGYGMTECSPVISVNRPDNIRFGSVGPPLPNVEIRIDRPVAGGVGEILVRGPNVSPGYRGNPEQTAELIRGGWLHSGDLGRMKGGHLWITGRAKNLIVSAAGKNIYPEEIEERLAESRYVLEALVFGRDREGKQGEEVHALIVPDMEQFTAEFGFVDGHPDVENIEFVLKGVVGEINRHMADFKRISNFHVQLEELEKTSARKIKRFMYR
- the mtnA gene encoding S-methyl-5-thioribose-1-phosphate isomerase → MKVKPLERVGDSLRVIDQTELPGKLVYRRLDDYQDVIESIRSLRVRGAPAIGIAAAYGLAIAARQATSLDPAYLRTVGDRFKAARPTAVNLSWAVDRVLDSIARAQPGSGPEMVEFLWRQAEAIHDEDRLMCARIGEHGAQLIGDGAVVLTHCNAGALATGGIGTALGVIYTCRDQGKNLRVYADETRPLLQGARLTAWELQQEGIDVTLICDSTAGMLMQQGEIHFVLVGADRIAKNGDTANKIGTYTLAVLAKEHGIPFYVAAPSSTFDPSIDAGDQIIIEERASHEVTRSFGTRTAPEGVSVYSPAFDVTPQRLITGFITDEGVKPGGRAPA
- a CDS encoding SprT-like domain-containing protein gives rise to the protein MRRTKRQLKALAALNHDLFDAAVCTPPASATLYTKIRQEAGQRLDTAALCFDVPRPELPSVPELYRLFDRYNWMYFDGKLPRARIEYSKRMSSAGSYTPEEKLIRMGRKYHGVFPGEVSDTLKHEMIHLLHIQHNDAFKAEAARIGASVRAKAHPSLRKPPRYIYVCRHCGREYPRQRRLRMASCGHCSRAGRFDPRFKLKLKASASRR